From one Lasioglossum baleicum chromosome 11, iyLasBale1, whole genome shotgun sequence genomic stretch:
- the Aldh7a1 gene encoding aldehyde dehydrogenase 7 family member A1, with protein MGSIVFSKYLLLFTYHIPPPLLDKRHRVDNPEIFALYCIHGAASQEPTMFRLLPRSNSHVTKVQMVRYMVTDPNYGFLKELGLTTENPGLYDGRWGGSGKVIESISPSTGKVIAKVRTSTPQEVSNAITEARKAWPQWASLPAPTRGEIVRQIGDELRNNLKPLGRLVSLEMGKILPEGIGEVQEFIDICDYAVGLSRTLPGSIFPSERKNHALMEKWNPLGVVGVISAFNFPVAVYGWNSAIAMVCGNTMVWKGALTTPLVSIATTKIITGVLERNGIPGSVASLVTGGPDVGETIVEDTRVPLVSFTGSTNVGKKVALKVQERFGKFLLELGGNNALIVAQDADLEMAVRAAVFSCVGTAGQRCTTTRRLIIHKKIKNEFLGKLKKAYESILERIGDPLENNTLYGPLHNQHAVDEYKKAIDSAVKSGGKIEFGGKQIDRPGFYVEPTIISGLPSDAEIVQTETFAPIVYIFEANSLEDAVALNNGVKQGLSSSLFTKSIENMFRWIGPHGSDCGIVNVNIGTSGAEIGGAFGGEKATGGGRESGSDAWKHYMRRATITINYGNDLPLAQGIKFE; from the exons ATGGGATCAATTGTTTTCTCAAAGTATTTGTTGCTTTTCACTTATCATATCCCCCCTCCTCTTCTTGATAAGCGGCATCGCGTTGATAACCCCGAGATTTTTGCACTGTACTGCATACACGGAGCAGCTAGCCAAGAACCGACAATGTTTCGTTTATTGCCGAGAAGTAATAGTCACGTCACCAAAGTACAAATGGTGAGGTACATGGTAACCGATCCCAATTATGGGTTTCTGAAGGAGTTGGGCCTCACCACAGAGAATCCAGGCCTTTACGATGGACGGTGGGGAGGATCCGGCAAG GTAATAGAATCAATTTCGCCATCGACCGGCAAAGTGATAGCGAAAGTTAGGACCTCGACACCACAGGAAGTTAGCAATGCTATTACAGAAGCACGTAAGGCATGGCCACAGTGGGCATCATTGCCGGCTCCAACAAGAGGAGAGATTGTGAGACAAATTGGAGATGAACTGAGGAACAACTTGAAACCCCTGGGAAGACTAGTGTCCTTGGAAATGG GAAAGATATTGCCAGAAGGTATTGGTGAGGTACAGGAGTTTATTGATATATGCGATTACGCTGTTGGCTTATCTAGAACACTACCTGGCAGTATATTTCCATCTGAGAGAAAGAACCATGCTCTCATGGAGAAATGGAATCCCCTTGGTGTCGTGGGAGTCATTTCTGCATTCAATTTCCCAGTTGCG GTATACGGTTGGAATAGTGCGATTGCGATGGTTTGTGGCAACACTATGGTCTGGAAAGGAGCATTGACTACTCCGTTAGTGTCTATTGCAACTACTAAAATTATCACGGGCGTATTGGAGAGAAATGGTATACCAGGATCGGTTGCATCGTTGGTTACAGGTGGACCGGATGTTGGTGAAACTATAGTCGAGGACACGCG TGTACCCCTGGTTTCGTTTACCGGAAGCACTAATGTAGGAAAGAAAGTGGCTCTAAAGGTTCAGGAACGATTCGGAAAATTTTTGTTGGAGTTGGGAGGCAATAATGCATTGATAG TCGCCCAAGACGCGGATCTGGAAATGGCAGTGAGAGCAGCGGTGTTTTCTTGCGTGGGCACAGCGGGACAAAGATGCACGACTACCAGGAGATTAATTATTCACAAGAAaatcaaaaatgaatttctgg GAAAATTGAAGAAAGCATACGAGAGCATTTTGGAGCGGATAGGCGATCCTCTAGAGAATAACACTTTGTACGGACCATTGCACAATCAACATGCAGTTGACGAATACAAG AAAGCTATCGACAGTGCCGTAAAGAGTGGCGGTAAAATTGAATTCGGTGGGAAGCAGATAGACAGGCCGGGCTTTTACGTGGAGCCAACGATCATTTCCGGTTTGCCGTCCGACGCTGAAATAGTTCAGACCGAAACGTTCGCGCCAATAGTCTACATCTTCGAGGCAAATTCTTTGGAAGATGCTGTGGCTCTTAACAATGGCGTGAAGCAGGGTCTAAGCAGTTCTCTATTCACCAAGAGCATAGAAAATATGTTCCGG TGGATTGGTCCCCATGGTTCTGACTGCGGAATAGTGAATGTCAACATCGGAACAAGCGGTGCAGAGATTGGCGGTGCATTTGGAGGGGAGAAAGCGACTGGAGGTGGTCGCGAGAGCGGCAGCGATGCATGGAAACACTACATGCGGCGTGCAACAATCACAATCAATTATGGAAACGATTTGCCATTAGCTCAGGGCATCAAGTTCGAATAG